The Antarcticibacterium sp. 1MA-6-2 genome has a window encoding:
- a CDS encoding TolC family protein has translation MKIHIERTRRKWLKLSLRGLVGLRGFWLLFLPLWGMGGFVSAQTLNDYLGIAAENNPNVRAAYTEFEAAMQKAPQVSSLPDPSLTMSAFGRMVETRLGAQEARFSLMQMFPWFGTLEAKEEASILMAEASFQQYLDLRKNLFFDIKSVYAELYALKKILQLKNENLEILNSYRELALSRFKSGNSPMVNVVKVDIQLLAAQTEIELLQEQVRPLQARFNLLLNREKSASIEVPDTLSLGTVIVPQNIENLFKEHPSVIGFEKQRESYELQEVVAEKEGMPMLGLGVDYSIISKRTDANPEMNGQDAIMPMLTVTLPIYRKKYRAARKEAELMARSTELQQSARINELQYEYESMVYELQKAERLIELYTRQVTSSDQANKLLISGFSSSITDFEEVLQMNQDILLYKAQAVEALKNGLIAEARLEYLLSEIQK, from the coding sequence ATGAAAATACATATAGAACGTACCCGAAGGAAATGGCTCAAACTCTCCCTTAGAGGGTTAGTGGGCCTTCGGGGTTTTTGGTTACTGTTTCTCCCCCTTTGGGGGATGGGGGGCTTTGTTTCTGCTCAAACTTTAAATGATTATCTTGGAATTGCTGCTGAAAATAATCCTAATGTTCGTGCTGCTTATACAGAGTTTGAAGCGGCCATGCAAAAGGCGCCACAGGTGTCATCTTTGCCCGATCCCAGCCTTACGATGAGCGCCTTCGGAAGAATGGTGGAGACTAGGTTAGGTGCGCAGGAAGCAAGATTTTCCCTGATGCAGATGTTTCCCTGGTTTGGAACTCTGGAAGCAAAAGAAGAAGCTTCAATTTTAATGGCAGAAGCCAGTTTTCAGCAATATTTGGATCTTCGGAAGAATTTGTTTTTCGATATAAAATCTGTTTATGCTGAATTGTATGCACTGAAGAAAATACTTCAGCTGAAAAATGAAAATCTGGAAATTCTGAATTCTTATCGGGAGTTGGCACTGAGCCGATTTAAAAGCGGAAATTCTCCTATGGTCAATGTGGTGAAAGTGGATATTCAGCTTTTAGCCGCACAAACTGAGATTGAATTGCTACAGGAACAGGTACGCCCGTTGCAGGCAAGGTTTAATCTATTGCTGAACAGGGAAAAATCTGCTTCTATAGAAGTGCCGGATACATTAAGCCTGGGAACTGTAATTGTTCCGCAGAATATCGAAAATCTTTTTAAAGAGCATCCCAGTGTGATTGGTTTTGAAAAGCAACGGGAATCTTATGAACTTCAGGAAGTAGTTGCAGAAAAAGAAGGAATGCCAATGCTAGGCCTTGGGGTTGATTATAGCATTATTTCTAAACGTACAGATGCCAATCCCGAAATGAATGGGCAGGACGCGATTATGCCGATGCTTACCGTTACTCTGCCTATTTATAGAAAGAAATACAGAGCTGCAAGAAAAGAAGCTGAATTGATGGCCAGAAGCACAGAACTGCAGCAAAGTGCCCGGATTAATGAATTACAATATGAATATGAAAGTATGGTTTATGAGCTTCAGAAAGCAGAAAGATTAATTGAATTATACACCCGACAGGTTACAAGCTCAGATCAGGCAAACAAACTACTCATCTCCGGTTTTAGCAGTTCTATTACCGATTTTGAGGAGGTTCTTCAAATGAATCAGGATATTTTGCTTTATAAAGCCCAGGCAGTAGAGGCCCTAAAGAACGGATTGATAGCAGAAGCACGACTGGAATATTTACTTTCAGAAATTCAGAAATAG
- a CDS encoding exosortase F system-associated membrane protein — translation MKARFRILGIGFLIGLLVLIRFFETSLFYDPLINFFKLEYLLNKTPDFEAARLLINVAFRFALNTLISLAIIYVAFFDKNILKFSTALFLLLFLICFPVFFFFVYTIENQNFMALFYVRRFLIHPIFVIILLPAFYYYRLKTRKNNNVESFARKN, via the coding sequence ATGAAGGCAAGGTTTAGAATACTTGGAATAGGGTTTTTGATAGGATTGTTGGTCCTAATAAGGTTTTTTGAAACCAGTCTCTTTTATGATCCATTAATAAATTTCTTTAAACTTGAATATTTACTTAATAAAACCCCTGATTTTGAAGCGGCAAGATTGCTTATAAATGTAGCTTTTAGATTTGCCCTTAATACACTAATTTCTTTGGCAATTATATATGTTGCCTTCTTTGATAAAAATATTTTAAAGTTCTCAACAGCGCTCTTTCTGTTATTATTCCTAATCTGTTTTCCGGTATTTTTCTTCTTTGTTTACACTATCGAAAATCAAAATTTTATGGCGCTGTTTTACGTGAGGAGATTTTTAATTCATCCAATATTCGTCATAATTCTACTTCCGGCATTTTATTATTATAGGCTCAAAACCCGAAAAAACAATAATGTTGAAAGTTTTGCCCGTAAGAATTAA
- the purH gene encoding bifunctional phosphoribosylaminoimidazolecarboxamide formyltransferase/IMP cyclohydrolase: MSDLKLAKSALISVFSKDGLEPIAKKLNDLGITIYSTGGTEDFIKNLGIKVIPVEDLTSYPSILGGRVKTLHPKVFGGILNRQDHGGDMAEMKSFDIPQIDIVIVDLYPFEKTVASGASEADIIEKIDIGGISLIRAAAKNFKDVLCVSSVEDYSEFLGLISEKNGETSLSDRKKFAAKAFNISSHYDTAIFNFFNSEEKVLKQSFSKGKELRYGENPHQKGTFYGNFEEMFDQLHGKELSYNNLLDVDAAVNLMAEFKNDAPTFAILKHNNACGLAQRETIKQAYLDALAGDPVSAFGGILISNVEIDAATAEEIHTLFCEVVIAPSFSNEALEILKEKKNRIILVQKEVELPKELVRTCLNGVLVQDKDNKTDAIEQLTYSTSKKPTDEELNDLIFASKICKHTKSNTIVLAKNKQLLASGTGQTSRVDALNHSIEKAQNFKFSLNGAVMASDAFFPFPDCVEIAGNAGITAVIQPGGSIKDELSIDYCNDHNIAMVMTGTRHFKH, translated from the coding sequence ATGAGCGATTTAAAATTGGCGAAATCGGCACTAATTTCGGTTTTTAGTAAAGATGGACTCGAACCTATTGCAAAAAAGCTTAACGATCTTGGAATTACTATTTATTCTACCGGGGGCACAGAAGATTTCATAAAAAATTTAGGCATTAAAGTTATTCCGGTTGAAGATCTTACTTCTTATCCTTCTATACTTGGCGGGAGAGTTAAGACCTTACACCCCAAAGTGTTTGGGGGAATTTTAAATCGCCAGGATCATGGGGGGGATATGGCTGAAATGAAGAGTTTTGATATTCCGCAAATTGACATTGTAATTGTAGATTTATATCCTTTTGAAAAAACTGTAGCTTCAGGTGCTTCTGAAGCTGACATAATAGAAAAAATAGATATTGGAGGAATTTCACTTATTCGTGCTGCCGCCAAAAATTTTAAAGATGTTCTTTGTGTTTCTTCTGTAGAAGATTATTCAGAATTTCTTGGTTTAATTTCAGAAAAAAACGGGGAAACCAGCCTGAGCGACAGGAAAAAATTTGCAGCTAAAGCTTTCAATATTTCCTCCCACTACGATACTGCAATATTTAATTTCTTTAATTCTGAAGAAAAAGTTCTTAAACAGAGTTTTTCTAAAGGAAAAGAATTGCGTTACGGAGAGAATCCTCATCAAAAAGGTACTTTCTATGGAAATTTTGAGGAGATGTTTGATCAACTTCACGGAAAAGAATTGTCCTATAATAATTTACTGGATGTAGACGCTGCCGTAAACCTAATGGCTGAGTTCAAAAATGACGCTCCTACCTTTGCAATTCTAAAACACAATAACGCCTGTGGTCTTGCTCAAAGGGAGACAATTAAGCAAGCGTATTTAGATGCTTTGGCAGGGGATCCTGTTTCAGCATTTGGAGGGATTTTGATAAGTAATGTGGAAATTGACGCCGCAACTGCCGAAGAAATCCACACTTTATTTTGTGAAGTTGTAATTGCACCCTCTTTTTCCAATGAAGCCTTAGAAATTTTAAAAGAAAAGAAAAACAGGATTATACTGGTTCAAAAAGAAGTAGAGCTGCCTAAGGAATTGGTACGCACCTGTTTGAATGGAGTTTTAGTACAGGATAAAGACAACAAGACTGACGCTATTGAACAGCTTACCTACTCCACTTCTAAAAAACCTACCGACGAGGAATTAAATGACCTGATTTTTGCATCAAAGATATGCAAACACACAAAATCCAATACCATCGTCCTTGCTAAGAATAAACAACTCCTCGCTAGTGGCACGGGCCAGACTTCGCGGGTAGACGCTTTAAATCACAGCATAGAGAAAGCTCAAAATTTTAAATTTAGTTTAAACGGCGCAGTTATGGCGAGCGACGCATTCTTCCCATTTCCAGACTGTGTAGAGATAGCCGGGAATGCCGGAATTACGGCTGTTATTCAGCCGGGTGGATCTATAAAAGATGAATTAAGTATAGATTATTGCAATGATCATAATATTGCAATGGTGATGACGGGAACAAGGCATTTTAAACATTAA
- a CDS encoding efflux RND transporter periplasmic adaptor subunit: protein MKTDNKTLLTAAGILIAGILLGWLFFGGGNSNDEVSHEHSEMAGEQEWTCSMHPQIRQDEPGDCPICGMDLIPVSSTTSGEDIGSYQMSENAMKLANIQTMIVGRGNASKEVRLNGKVQVDERNSYSQSTHIPGRIEKLSVNFTGEKVNRGQNLATVYSPELVTAQEELLQAASIKESQPELFEAAKQKLRNWKIGPAQIERILSGGKALDRFAITADVSGIVTEKMVELGDYVERGMPIYEISDLSKVWILFDLYESELNWIEEGDTIQYTVNSIPGETFEGVISFIDPIINSQTRVATARVEVDNKEGKLKPEMFASGVVTNTTVGSTNKKELVIPKSSVLWTGERSVVYIKKSINGRAAFEMREIVLGLSAWGFLYGKIRT from the coding sequence ATGAAAACAGATAACAAAACATTATTAACAGCAGCCGGAATACTCATAGCGGGTATCCTGCTGGGTTGGCTGTTCTTTGGTGGAGGAAACTCTAATGACGAGGTTTCTCACGAACATTCAGAAATGGCAGGAGAGCAGGAATGGACCTGTTCCATGCACCCTCAAATTCGGCAAGATGAGCCGGGAGATTGTCCTATTTGTGGGATGGATCTTATTCCTGTGTCATCAACAACGAGCGGAGAAGATATTGGCAGCTACCAGATGAGCGAAAATGCTATGAAGCTTGCAAATATCCAGACGATGATTGTGGGTAGAGGGAATGCTTCAAAAGAGGTTAGGCTGAACGGAAAAGTTCAGGTTGATGAGAGAAATTCATATTCTCAATCTACCCACATTCCGGGACGAATAGAAAAGCTAAGCGTTAATTTTACCGGAGAAAAAGTAAATCGCGGACAAAACCTGGCAACCGTCTATTCTCCTGAACTGGTAACCGCCCAGGAAGAGCTTCTACAGGCGGCAAGCATTAAGGAAAGTCAGCCGGAATTATTTGAGGCTGCAAAGCAGAAACTTCGAAACTGGAAGATAGGGCCTGCACAAATTGAGCGTATTCTTTCAGGAGGAAAAGCTTTGGACAGGTTTGCTATCACAGCTGATGTAAGCGGAATTGTGACAGAAAAAATGGTGGAACTGGGAGATTATGTAGAACGGGGGATGCCAATTTATGAGATTTCAGATCTTTCAAAAGTTTGGATACTATTTGATCTTTATGAAAGTGAATTAAATTGGATAGAAGAAGGTGATACGATACAGTACACAGTAAATTCCATTCCCGGAGAAACTTTTGAAGGCGTAATAAGCTTTATAGATCCCATTATTAATTCACAAACGAGGGTGGCCACTGCACGTGTTGAGGTGGATAACAAGGAAGGAAAATTAAAACCTGAAATGTTTGCATCGGGAGTAGTAACAAATACCACTGTTGGTTCAACCAATAAGAAAGAACTGGTAATTCCCAAATCTTCAGTTTTGTGGACAGGAGAAAGATCTGTTGTATACATTAAGAAAAGCATTAACGGGAGAGCGGCTTTTGAGATGCGAGAAATTGTTTTGGGACTTAGCGCTTGGGGATTCCTATATGGTAAAATCAGGACTTGA
- a CDS encoding ABC transporter permease, producing MIIYLRVLKESFNFAISALKNNKLRTFLSLLGVTIGIFSIIAVLAAVDSLEKEIKGSLSSLDNSTIILMRFSFGPTDIPQWKREQFPDMSYDEFQYLARNTPGIEAISFTMNVPRESIKSGDKTVENVDIGAVTDGYYDIEALEFEDGRFFNESESVSGAPVAVIGYEIAQSLFGGSNAIGKEMRLYGRKFSVIGVLEKEGSNIFGNNKDEAVFIPVNVVRRIYGDNNRSTFPQIVLKPEEGVDYAEFKAQLTQQLRTYRGLRPEEINNFFVNELQGFADMIDNITGQMNLIGLIISGFSLLVGGFGIANIMFVSVKERTNLIGIQKSLGAKNKFILFQFLFEAVILAVIGGLIGLVLVYIVSIIASQFTGEFDFVLSTWNMFLGTAVSAVIGLISGIIPAISASKLDPVEAIRTGM from the coding sequence ATGATTATTTATCTAAGGGTTCTCAAAGAGAGTTTTAATTTTGCAATAAGTGCTTTGAAGAACAACAAACTTCGAACATTTTTGTCGTTGCTGGGAGTAACTATTGGTATTTTTTCCATTATAGCTGTGCTTGCAGCAGTAGATTCTCTTGAGAAGGAGATCAAAGGAAGTTTGAGTTCTCTTGATAACAGTACAATTATATTAATGCGCTTTTCCTTTGGACCTACAGATATTCCGCAGTGGAAAAGAGAGCAGTTTCCTGATATGTCTTATGATGAGTTTCAATACCTCGCAAGAAACACTCCCGGTATAGAAGCTATTAGTTTTACGATGAATGTGCCCCGGGAAAGTATCAAATCTGGAGACAAAACTGTTGAAAATGTTGATATTGGAGCGGTGACTGATGGTTACTATGACATTGAAGCGCTGGAATTTGAAGATGGCAGGTTTTTTAATGAATCTGAATCTGTTAGTGGTGCTCCCGTGGCAGTTATAGGTTATGAGATAGCTCAAAGTCTCTTTGGAGGTTCAAATGCCATAGGTAAAGAAATGAGACTGTATGGCAGAAAATTTTCTGTTATTGGTGTTTTAGAAAAGGAGGGTTCCAATATTTTCGGAAACAATAAAGATGAAGCTGTGTTTATTCCTGTGAATGTGGTGAGAAGAATATACGGAGATAACAACAGGAGCACTTTTCCTCAAATTGTATTAAAGCCTGAAGAAGGAGTGGATTATGCAGAATTTAAAGCTCAACTTACACAGCAACTGCGAACTTACAGAGGCTTAAGACCGGAGGAAATCAACAATTTCTTTGTGAATGAACTGCAGGGATTTGCTGATATGATAGATAATATTACCGGGCAAATGAACCTGATAGGTTTAATAATTAGCGGGTTCTCCCTTCTCGTGGGAGGTTTTGGTATTGCAAACATTATGTTTGTAAGTGTAAAAGAGCGAACTAATTTAATAGGAATTCAAAAATCCCTGGGAGCGAAAAATAAATTTATTCTATTTCAATTTCTATTTGAAGCCGTGATCCTGGCAGTAATTGGAGGTTTAATTGGTTTGGTCCTTGTTTATATTGTATCAATTATTGCATCTCAGTTTACAGGAGAATTTGATTTTGTCCTCTCCACCTGGAACATGTTCCTGGGGACGGCAGTGTCGGCAGTGATAGGATTAATTTCCGGAATCATTCCTGCCATTTCGGCTTCCAAGCTGGATCCTGTTGAGGCTATTAGAACAGGAATGTAA
- a CDS encoding DUF3347 domain-containing protein, with translation MVKSGLENGEEIVTNGTFTVDAAVQLSGRPSMMNPSADVKKGNLALEVEISEAAKAELNLITAHYLELKDALVSDQFSEAKSAALNLQKEIENVSAKDLNEAAAVVWKSYKEQLMLSLKNMAAAAGIEEMRNSFDELSNTLIGMVTSFKLSSGELYVLHCPMSNSNRGADWLSASPEIRNPYYGAAMLKCGEVKREIN, from the coding sequence ATGGTAAAATCAGGACTTGAAAATGGAGAGGAGATCGTTACTAATGGAACTTTTACAGTAGATGCCGCAGTTCAGCTTTCCGGCAGGCCAAGCATGATGAATCCTTCAGCTGATGTGAAAAAAGGCAATCTTGCGCTGGAGGTAGAAATTTCAGAAGCAGCAAAGGCTGAACTTAATTTAATAACAGCACATTATCTGGAATTAAAAGATGCTTTGGTAAGTGATCAATTTTCCGAAGCAAAATCAGCAGCATTAAATTTGCAGAAAGAAATAGAAAATGTGAGTGCAAAGGATTTAAATGAAGCAGCAGCAGTAGTATGGAAAAGTTATAAAGAGCAGTTGATGTTAAGCTTAAAGAATATGGCCGCCGCCGCGGGTATTGAAGAAATGAGAAACTCCTTTGATGAATTATCAAATACTTTAATAGGAATGGTCACAAGTTTTAAATTATCCTCAGGAGAGTTATATGTCTTGCACTGCCCTATGTCAAACAGTAATCGGGGTGCAGATTGGTTAAGCGCATCCCCTGAAATTAGAAATCCGTACTATGGAGCAGCAATGTTGAAATGTGGAGAAGTAAAAAGAGAAATTAATTAA
- a CDS encoding DUF3347 domain-containing protein, whose amino-acid sequence MKRNFKSLVMFSLIAGSLTLNSCRNGEENKEDAAEPMQNEMREGERMNEDTEIEENIDETTAEFKDETTAMVYQHYIDIKKALVETDAAMAQERAKELVAQLETAEVTEEFAAAARNISSSNDVNKQREAFSNLTAAMETRLEGALASGEIYKQYCPMAFEGKGDYWFSNSQEIRNPYYGDKMLKCGRVEATIN is encoded by the coding sequence ATGAAAAGAAATTTTAAAAGTTTAGTGATGTTTTCCCTTATTGCAGGTTCCTTAACTCTTAATTCCTGCAGGAATGGGGAGGAGAATAAAGAGGATGCTGCAGAGCCAATGCAAAATGAAATGCGCGAAGGTGAGCGTATGAATGAGGATACAGAAATTGAGGAGAATATTGATGAAACCACCGCCGAATTTAAAGATGAAACTACAGCAATGGTTTACCAGCATTACATAGATATTAAAAAAGCCTTGGTAGAGACAGATGCAGCAATGGCACAGGAAAGGGCAAAAGAACTGGTGGCACAACTGGAAACAGCAGAAGTCACTGAAGAATTTGCTGCAGCGGCGAGAAATATTTCCAGCAGTAACGATGTGAACAAGCAACGGGAAGCATTTTCAAATCTTACTGCGGCTATGGAAACCAGGCTGGAAGGAGCACTGGCATCGGGAGAAATATACAAGCAGTATTGCCCCATGGCTTTCGAAGGTAAAGGTGACTACTGGTTCTCCAATAGTCAGGAAATAAGAAATCCATATTATGGGGATAAAATGTTGAAATGCGGCAGGGTAGAGGCAACAATTAACTAA
- a CDS encoding HYC_CC_PP family protein yields the protein MRKKFQKAISTLLALLVLVSTFSFTVDKHFCGSILVDLAVFSEAETCGMEMDFEMGIAEDSCCTNEKTAVEGQDELKISFNSLDLDQQIFLTSFTHTFLNLFEGASLEVIPFKDYTPPLLVTDIQVLDQVFLI from the coding sequence ATGAGAAAGAAATTTCAAAAGGCTATTTCCACTTTATTAGCGCTTTTAGTGCTGGTCTCTACTTTCTCATTTACGGTGGATAAACATTTCTGCGGAAGTATTTTAGTGGATCTTGCAGTTTTTTCTGAAGCTGAAACCTGCGGAATGGAGATGGACTTCGAAATGGGTATAGCCGAAGATTCCTGCTGTACAAACGAAAAGACTGCTGTTGAAGGTCAGGATGAGTTGAAGATTTCTTTTAATTCTTTGGATCTTGATCAACAGATTTTTCTCACAAGTTTTACACACACTTTCCTAAATCTTTTTGAGGGGGCTTCTCTTGAAGTTATTCCTTTTAAAGATTATACCCCGCCCTTGCTGGTCACAGACATTCAGGTTCTGGATCAGGTCTTTTTAATTTGA
- the mreC gene encoding rod shape-determining protein MreC, with the protein MQQIFNFLIRNKNNILFLLLLILSLFLTIQSHSFHKSKFISSANVVTGGIYSWANNIQTYFHLNDYNKRLLDENKQLRSLLANVQDTTQLEIIVDSTIVNGIYKFRTARVINNNYSKVDNYITLDRGANSGIEKEFGVITSQGIVGIVDHVTEKHSRVISILNTNSRINAQLQKTNHFGSLVWNGKDPNLVQLIDVPRQAPVAVGDTIVTGGKSYIFPMGIPIGDIQDFTLDQNESYYTLNIRLFNDMTNIGHVYIIENQDKEELKALETDND; encoded by the coding sequence ATGCAGCAGATTTTTAATTTTCTTATCCGCAATAAGAATAACATTTTGTTCCTGTTGCTGCTGATCCTTTCCCTGTTTTTAACAATCCAGTCTCACTCCTTCCATAAAAGTAAATTTATTAGTTCTGCCAATGTTGTAACGGGAGGAATATATAGCTGGGCAAATAATATCCAAACGTATTTTCACCTAAACGATTACAATAAGCGTCTTTTAGATGAAAACAAACAACTGCGAAGTTTACTGGCAAATGTACAGGATACTACACAGCTGGAAATAATCGTTGATTCCACCATTGTAAACGGGATATATAAATTTAGAACTGCCCGGGTGATCAACAATAATTATTCAAAAGTTGACAATTATATTACCCTGGATCGCGGTGCCAATTCAGGTATAGAAAAAGAATTTGGAGTAATTACAAGCCAGGGAATAGTGGGTATTGTAGACCACGTTACAGAAAAACATTCAAGAGTAATTTCAATTTTAAATACGAACTCCAGGATAAATGCACAACTCCAAAAAACAAATCATTTTGGCTCCCTGGTTTGGAATGGAAAAGACCCTAATCTTGTACAATTAATTGATGTCCCCCGACAGGCCCCTGTAGCAGTAGGAGATACAATAGTAACAGGAGGAAAATCCTATATTTTCCCAATGGGGATTCCTATTGGAGATATACAGGATTTCACCTTGGACCAGAATGAGAGCTATTACACCCTTAACATCAGGTTATTTAATGATATGACCAACATAGGGCACGTTTACATTATAGAAAATCAGGATAAAGAGGAGTTAAAGGCTCTGGAAACAGACAATGACTAA
- a CDS encoding DUF305 domain-containing protein yields MESSKKEDQKMSSSMYRKFFLMLGLSFIAMYITMYLNTYAMDHVYFSLTRFYMSCLGISAMAVIMLSLMLNMYKNKKKNIAIYTGSFLLFVSALLLVRAQTPIGDELWMKAMIPHHSIAILTSERANIEDPEVKKLAETIIKTQREEIAQMKQLLEKLEAKN; encoded by the coding sequence ATGGAATCATCTAAAAAAGAAGACCAAAAAATGAGTAGTAGTATGTATCGCAAATTTTTTTTAATGCTGGGTTTGTCATTTATAGCAATGTATATCACCATGTATTTAAACACCTATGCAATGGACCACGTATACTTTAGTCTTACCCGGTTTTATATGAGCTGTTTGGGAATCTCTGCCATGGCCGTTATTATGCTTTCTCTAATGTTGAATATGTATAAAAACAAGAAGAAGAACATCGCTATTTATACAGGAAGCTTTCTGCTTTTTGTAAGTGCGTTATTGCTGGTAAGGGCGCAAACTCCTATAGGAGATGAATTATGGATGAAGGCCATGATCCCTCACCACTCCATTGCTATATTAACCAGTGAACGAGCAAATATAGAAGACCCGGAGGTTAAAAAACTGGCAGAAACGATAATTAAAACTCAAAGAGAAGAAATTGCCCAAATGAAGCAGTTATTAGAAAAACTGGAGGCAAAGAATTAG
- a CDS encoding GAF domain-containing protein, translated as MSFENLKGEVSTILEKEGLSVDERLLQVCTLLKEKISYYNWVGFYFVNGDKDELKLGPYVGAPTDHTIIPFGKGICGQVAVSNQNFVVPDVRAQDNYIACSIDVKAEIVVPLFKDGKNIGQIDIDSNTPDPFTEEDERFLEWVNEQVAEIL; from the coding sequence ATGTCATTTGAAAACCTGAAAGGAGAAGTTTCTACTATTTTAGAAAAAGAAGGATTATCTGTAGATGAAAGGTTGTTGCAGGTTTGTACACTGTTAAAGGAAAAGATCTCCTATTACAATTGGGTAGGGTTCTATTTTGTTAATGGGGATAAGGACGAATTAAAACTTGGACCTTATGTTGGTGCACCAACTGATCATACGATCATTCCTTTTGGAAAAGGTATTTGCGGACAGGTGGCAGTATCAAATCAAAATTTTGTAGTGCCAGATGTTAGGGCACAAGATAACTATATTGCCTGCAGTATAGATGTAAAAGCAGAAATCGTGGTGCCTTTGTTCAAAGATGGTAAAAACATAGGACAAATTGATATAGATTCAAATACCCCTGATCCTTTTACTGAAGAAGACGAAAGATTTCTTGAATGGGTGAATGAACAGGTTGCTGAAATTTTATAA